The genome window GTCGTCGCCGAATATGGAGGACGGAGGTGGCAGGGTGGGCGACggaccggaggaggaggagcagaaggtCGCGCGAAgtttggaggaggaggatgctggGGTGGAGCTGCGGAGTAGACGGCGGAGcagggcggaggaggaggagagggccATCGCCGGCGGCTAAAACCCTCGCCGCCTCTTGCTGTTAGTTCCAGTTCTCGGTGCGGCCGTCTACAATTCGTGGGTTCGGTTGGGTGCTGGTTCTGGCCCAAGAGAGCCTGCCTGTTTGGGAATGTAGGCTACAGCTAACCAAATGGGCCCTATCTAATGGCCCGTGACCTGTTGCTGTAGATATGTCTCAACCACGACATGGGCTACAGATTAGGCTGTGTAAGAGCCAACACCGCGTCACGCCGGGCTGGCATGGTGTCGACGGTCGACATGCACGGGTTGTTTCGTGCACCATTGCACCTCTTACCGGTAGAGTAGTATCACTATACGTCGATACCAGTATCATGCAAAGTTGCAAACTCCTCCACGAAAACCATCACCAGCCAACATTGTTATGGGCATGGGAGCACTCACAACTCACGAGTCAAGAAACACAAAGACGCCTCCATCTCTCTCAGCCTCTCTCCTATCTcgatttttctaattttttccctgaatttttttttgtttttttaatgggCTGCATAGGCACACCGACACACCGCTGTTCGCTTGTTCCCAGCCTTGGCCATTGAACGGTGCGCCTCTTCGGCTCTTCTCAAAGCAGCGCGCTAGGGGCCAAGGCCGTCACTGGCTCATTGCCATACTGCCTCACGCGATCACACCATTGGCAGTCAAGGCTTGCAGCCTCTGATGTTGCCAAGGGCCTCCCCTGTCCCCTCCTACTGTCGTGGTGCAGGTCGCCCATCTCATGCCTCAGTCCCTCACTCAGGTACCAAACGGGCTAAACGTGCTTAATAGGCCAAAGTCAGCGCATGATGCCTACCATGTCACGAGCAGCCCATTAGGCACAGTCTTACATGGGTCGTGTTTGGGCCCAATGCTCGGTCGAACCTTGTTGTGCCTAATGGGGCGTGCCATTTCCGGGTCTGGGCTGCCCATTAGGCCTGCTCTATCGTAGGCCTGCCTGTtcaagattttttaaaataatgcAAATAGATGTAAGTTTACCGACTTTCGATAATATATCTGAAGTTGATCTTCATATATCTTATAGGGACTAGTTTGTAACAAAATTTCGTATTAGGTGATAGGAGATGCGAAGGTTAAACTTTGTTACAATTACAAACTAGTTTACGTGGGATATATAATCAAAGGATGATCAACTTTGGATATATTATCAAAGTTTGATCAATTTTATaacatataatcaaattttcgttttttaaaaaatacaaatttagaCGACAGGAAtccatatttgtaatttttcaaaacaaatacatatatttacaatatttgattttaaaaaataaaaaaagttccCTGTTCTCTGTAGTCGTGTAGACTCTCTAATGGCCTAATGGGGAACGCGGACCTGATCCCATTTTCCATCTAAAAATTTATGTATTTCAGACGGTGACCGAGGCTTAGGAACTTAATATGAATTTTGGACAGACCTCTAAGAAAAAtactccgtttttgtcggattttttcttttttgcttcagAATTCATGGCATTCATTTCATACAGGATGGCTTTGAGCCTGTGGCTAGGGTAAGAATCCATTGAGACATGATGACAGAGAGTCAGAGATGGCTTGAGAAAAGTAGATTGAATTTGAACTGATTGAGACGAGTTGGATACTTAATAGGTAGTTCTTAATCActaattagttttttattaaGTTAATTAGGTGAAGGTGAATCATTAGTTCAATTAAATAAGTTTTAGGTCGATgcaatgacaaaaaaaattccaaaacttTCATCCTAGAGCTGAGTGATCGACCTAAAGAAGAGTGGCTTTTCTTTCGCCCAAGACAGGATCACAAGAACCGTGAAAGTGCCAAGCAAATTTCACATTGTTACTCCACTGTAACATCCTAAACATTTGGTAAACAAAGCACCATTCATCAATGATGATTGATGATAGAGAGTCTAATCCACCCAATTTATTCAAAATTATCATTCATTTATACTTGCCACAAAATGTTGATGCAATTACAGTCTTAGAAATAGGGCAGGACCGCCAATGGACGGCAGCCCAGCGGCGTATACACACAGATCAGAAAGCTAAGAAGGCCAAGGGCGCTGGCCGGCCGGCTCGCTGGTTTGGTTTCCTCACGCGGATGGGAGCACCTTCTTGACGATATCGTCGCTGAGCGAGGCGATCTGCGCGTCGAGCGCCTTGACGGCCTCCTCCTTCTGGTCCTCGAGGTTGGCGAGCGCCTCGACGAGCTCGGCCTCCACGCGGCGGCGTCCCTCGTCCAGCTTGGCCTCcagctccgcggtggtctccttcttcatctTGTTGAGCGCCGCCGCGATCTCGGCGCGCGCCGCCTTCATGACGGCGGCCGCCTGGTCCTCCAGCTGCTTCACCTCCTCGGAGGCGTCCTTGACGCCGCCGAGCTCGGCGCGGATATTGGCGTCCCGCTCgtccatgaacttgcccagcgGCGTGAAGTAGAGCTTGTCCAGCGCCAGCATCAGCAGCAGAAACTCGGTCGCGATCGCCGGGAGCGTCAGGTTGAAGTCGAACAGCGCCGCCTTCTCCATCTGTTCCGCCAGCGCGGGGAgcggcgcggccgcggccgccgccgctgccgtcgccaGCAGCCGCGGGAGCTGCTGCGCCAagggccgccgcggcggcgccgagccggaggaggaggcgacgggcTTCAGGAGCgtcgcggcgcggcgcggggaGCAGGAGGTGGTGGCTGCAGCCATCATAGCCGTCGCCATGGGTGGGtaagcggaggcggaggcggcggcgaatCAGTTGAGGTGTGTGGTGGGGAGCGTGGAGGCGGGGCATCGGCTATCTATCCGAACGGGTTGGGTTGTGGTGTCTCGTCGAACGGAGGCCACACGATGCCGCTGCTCGCTCCGCCACCAGACCACTAACGCCTTCTCGATATTCTGGGTCTCGGCTTTCGAAAAGGCCCTACCATTTTGGGCTTATCTCCCTTGAAGCCACTACGCCACGGGCCCCGTACGGCCGTGCCCACTCGTGGGCTTCGTAAGGCCTTTTTGGCC of Phragmites australis chromosome 3, lpPhrAust1.1, whole genome shotgun sequence contains these proteins:
- the LOC133912189 gene encoding ATP synthase subunit b', chloroplastic-like gives rise to the protein MATAMMAAATTSCSPRRAATLLKPVASSSGSAPPRRPLAQQLPRLLATAAAAAAAAPLPALAEQMEKAALFDFNLTLPAIATEFLLLMLALDKLYFTPLGKFMDERDANIRAELGGVKDASEEVKQLEDQAAAVMKAARAEIAAALNKMKKETTAELEAKLDEGRRRVEAELVEALANLEDQKEEAVKALDAQIASLSDDIVKKVLPSA